The Pasteuria penetrans genome segment TAAAAAATTAGAACATACTTCAGAATAGACTTCGAACTCTCGTCCCCTTCCTTATCCACATATTTTTACCTTCTATGCTTACATATGGAAATATCAAATAGAATAGCAAAGATACAACCAACTATCTATATATTTGCATATACATCCAGATAAAATTATATAATAAAAGATTTTACCCCCCGATAACCTATCGCATACACCTTACCCTACCCGATTTCCTTTGTAAAGAAGAATTGGGTACTATCATTGCCAGACGTACACAGCTCATCAGCGACGAAAACCGTCCATACGATCAAGAAACAGATGGTTGGGTGATCTCAGATTGGGATCTTCCTACGATCAGCAAGATATTCAACCATAATGACCCGTTCGATACCGTAGTGGAAAAACCCATTGCCCCATCAGGGCTTGTGATGGTACACTGTCTACCCGAGGAAAGAAAGAGACCCCCCATCATGGAAAATAGAGCCGGGAAGGAAGATAAATTTCCCAACCATAGGAACAAAAGAAATGGGAGGGATCCCCCCTTCTTCGTTTCCCTATGAAAAATTCATGGTCCTTCCCCATCGTTACCATCTTTCACAAAACAACAAAGAGTGGGTCAGGGGTATACTGCAAGAATTTGGGGAAAGGATACTGCGAACATAATGAATAGAAAAGGAATACGGACTACCTATTCAGGTATCATCAGCCTTTCCCTCGCACTATTTGGATTAGGAGGATGCAACAGTAATGATAGGCAGACAAGTGGTGAGGACCGTTTCAACATAGGTTTAGTTCTCAATGAGGGAGGGAATAAGGATGGATCCTATGGCCAAGCCGCCGATGAAGCTTTGGCAAGGTTAGAGAAAGAGGGAAATCCATTAACCTACCAAATCATCGAAAACAAGGGAGAAACGGCCCAGAAGTCTGACATGAAGAGACTTCTGGAAAAGAAAAAAGAACTCATGATAGGAGTAAGTTTTCGGCTTGCGGAACCTATGATGGAATTAGCACCAGAATATCCCAACACCCGTTTCATAGTAATAGATAGTGATAAAAATCAAAAGTTTCCCCCCAATATGGCTTCCTGCCTATTCAACGATCACCAGGGAGCTTTTTTGGCAGGACTCCTGGCAGGCTACGTCACAAAAACGGGAAAAGTCGGACTCATTGCCGGAATGCCGTGCACCCTAGTCAGTCGTTTCATAGCAGGATTCAAAGCAGGAGTGAAGGTCATTTCACAAGCCAAGGAAAAACCCATAGAGGTCGAGGTCGTTTATGCAAATAGTTTCCTCGATGCAAATCTGGGCCTATCGCTCACACCTCCCCTCATCGCCAAGGGAGTCGATGTGTTTTATCATGCTGCAGGTAAGGTGGCCAAGGGAATGTTTCGTGCAATCAGGGAAACAAAAGACAGGGAAATATGGGGTATCGGTACCGATAAGGACCAAAAATCGGAAGCCCCTAATCACATCATAGGATCTGTACGTAAACACTTCTATTTGGTCTTCAAAGATATGATAAACAAGATGAGGAAGGGGGATACCTCCTCATTTGGAAGAATCAACCCCTATGGAATTTCCGAAGGGGCTATTGACATCAAGAGAGACTACGCCGATAAATTGGATGCTAAAAAAACGCAACAATCAGACATGATCCTGGAAGCTGGCGAAAAAGCCGTCGCCAAGGGGATGGTAGTCCCCGCCACAGAGGAAGAGGAAAAATCATGGCAACCCCCAAATTATTTTCTTGAACACATAAAAAAGAGTATCAGCTCCCCCTAGGATATCAGGTCCAAAGTATGAGTGAGTACGGGTTGACCATCCAGGAACTCCCACCATAGTTTTCGTATTTGCTCTCTACAAAGGAAAAAACCATTCCTCTATCAGGGAATGGTTTTTTCCTACCCCAAAATACCGAACGAATGATACCACCCCTACCTCAAAAGATCCTTGAGAAGGGGCCGATCCAAACGCCTCAGAACAGCTGTCAGCAATTGAATGGATTGCATAAAATCATCCTTATGCAAAAGGGAATTGTGACTATGGATATATCTAGTCGCAAAACCCAATGTTACAGTAGGACAACCGATCCCAAATCGATGAAACTTACCCCCATCGGTCCCCCCCTTTCCCCCCGCTTCCTTCTGAACGGGAATCCCTATCTCCCTTGCTACATCCAAAACAAAATCACACAAAAAACGGTGAGAAATAAGACCATCATCATACATAGCCAGCACGGGACCCGCACCCATACGTAGCCCTGAGGAACACCCCGAAGGTGTATCGGTAGCAATATCTACATCCAAAGCAAAAGCCACGTCCGGTTCCACAAGACGGGCTAACGTCTCCGCACCCCGCAACCCCACCTCCTCCTGGACCGTGGCACCAGCAAAGAGGATATTAGGATGGGATTGTTCTTTCAATCTCTCTACCACTTCAATGGCTAACAAACAACCCGCACGATTGTCTAGAGCCTTTCCAGCCCAGATCATCCCGTCAGCCAGCGTATAAAAACATGAATCAGGAGCAATGGAATCACCAGGTCGGATACCCCACTGCGCAACCTCCTCTGAATCCCCCGCACCAATGTCGATGAACAAATCACTCACTTGCACAGTTTTTTCCCTTTCCCCCACCTTCAAGAGATGAGGAGACCTACAACCAATCACACCACGATGTACACCTCCATCCCGAGAATGAATCCGTACCCTATGCCCCAAAACATTTTGTGACCACCAGCTACCTATAGTCTGGAACCGCAGAAACCCACCCTTCGTAACACCCGTAACGAGAAAACCTACCTCATCCATGTGACCCGCTATCAATACCCTCGGACCCTCAGGATCCCCTTGTTTCCTACCTACCATTCCTCCTAAACGGTCGTAGAGAATTTCCTCCACCATGGGGGAGAGGTGATCCCTCATACACCGACGCACCGGATCCTCAAAGCCCGAAACACCGTCCGCATTCACTAGATCGCGGAGTTTTTTCTCCACGGAAAAAGACCCTGTCACACCCCACCCACTCCCATTTCTATCGTAGGAAAACCGTAATGAGAATCCACCATCACAAAACAGACCCCACTGAGGCCTGTTTTCCTAATCATCACCCCACATCAAAACCAACCAAATTCTGTAGACTACGGCGATCCAGTCTTTCAATTACAGCAACAAGCAACTGGGCCGCCTGCTCGAAATCAGAACGTGCCATGAGAGCATTGTGACTATGAATATACCGCGTGGGAAAACCCACCACAACCGTGGGACAACCTATACCTGTCAAATGGAATTTCCCACCATCGGTTCCACCCCTGGCCATAGAATCCAGTTGAATGGGGATTTTCAGTTCCTCCGCCGTATCCATAACAAAATCACGCAACCCACGATGGGGCAACATAGAGGAATCATATAAAACAACCGTTGG includes the following:
- a CDS encoding BMP family lipoprotein, which translates into the protein MNRKGIRTTYSGIISLSLALFGLGGCNSNDRQTSGEDRFNIGLVLNEGGNKDGSYGQAADEALARLEKEGNPLTYQIIENKGETAQKSDMKRLLEKKKELMIGVSFRLAEPMMELAPEYPNTRFIVIDSDKNQKFPPNMASCLFNDHQGAFLAGLLAGYVTKTGKVGLIAGMPCTLVSRFIAGFKAGVKVISQAKEKPIEVEVVYANSFLDANLGLSLTPPLIAKGVDVFYHAAGKVAKGMFRAIRETKDREIWGIGTDKDQKSEAPNHIIGSVRKHFYLVFKDMINKMRKGDTSSFGRINPYGISEGAIDIKRDYADKLDAKKTQQSDMILEAGEKAVAKGMVVPATEEEEKSWQPPNYFLEHIKKSISSP
- a CDS encoding M42 family metallopeptidase, with translation MTGSFSVEKKLRDLVNADGVSGFEDPVRRCMRDHLSPMVEEILYDRLGGMVGRKQGDPEGPRVLIAGHMDEVGFLVTGVTKGGFLRFQTIGSWWSQNVLGHRVRIHSRDGGVHRGVIGCRSPHLLKVGEREKTVQVSDLFIDIGAGDSEEVAQWGIRPGDSIAPDSCFYTLADGMIWAGKALDNRAGCLLAIEVVERLKEQSHPNILFAGATVQEEVGLRGAETLARLVEPDVAFALDVDIATDTPSGCSSGLRMGAGPVLAMYDDGLISHRFLCDFVLDVAREIGIPVQKEAGGKGGTDGGKFHRFGIGCPTVTLGFATRYIHSHNSLLHKDDFMQSIQLLTAVLRRLDRPLLKDLLR